One genomic window of Candidatus Pseudobacter hemicellulosilyticus includes the following:
- a CDS encoding T9SS type A sorting domain-containing protein: protein MKSALLLCLRLWLLILPAIVTAQTNSYSLQNDPFLRQFSAHSLLKQRLQADQAGALPENVSQGWYAGAVEFIRSYEYYINPLGDETGSYGAVNRANNVGFRFLPDGYSIKRFDFANDMKELWQADVQILGVGRRNALLPALSAAKASAEEGLLQYSHPGFTVEYLNNEKGMRQNFIVEQRPEGQGDLRVELSLTGDLAASQSGPTSIYFHKKESALKVAFVYDDLRVWDANHRSLQAHFEVKNGERISIVVDDENAVYPITIDPLNHTPNWTDDGGGLIFTALLDGTASVHLLYGTSVSGAGNLNGDAFGDIVIGAPAFVQITSLLSGGTGGTYSAVSVGAAFVYLGSAGGPSATPSEVLQSTTFAGALYGFSVSKAGDVNNDGFGDLVIGAPGDQVNVSFPIIGALNVVVGSAYVYHGGTGATAFDGVITTQPVAARKLNMPGADMSAVLTTNPLFGFSVSEAGLVNNDAYGDIVIGAPAYIELLPTPTLGGRILVFHGSATGVPATPASKINGSLLGGLFGFSVSAAGDVNGDGRGDIIAGAPASLLAGLLSVGSAYVFHGVNTAGGITATSVAGASTNISPFGILAGTLFGFSVSNAGDVNGDGFGDVIIGEPLSLATLASLQLVAVGAAHIYYGSSGTGIVTATHTTLTSPRNSATLLGLIQGNLLYGYSVSTAGDVNCDGRADVIVGEPGGSGLSLLSGGILNLVSAQVLSGKAYVYYGRPTAGQVVPGPLNSPSFIVQEQNSLSIANLLGFSVSDAGDVNGDNRADILIGAPNGTLNLAGSLGNIVGNALGYLFNNSVGSAYSFFGCLTDIDLDFDNDGVPDAIDLDDDNDGIPDMQEYPGLTLLSDPGADDNGNGIPNYRDPTYTSCGGLNANGVCTNFDKDGDGVPNSFDLDSDNDGVPDIIENGGVDADGDGILDNFTDTDADGLSQSIDGNNTGLASSGQGLGVVDSDGDGIPNSLDSDSDGDGISDLRENGLPDADNNGLIDGFADSDGDGYANALDPRTGHSGPADPAASGIPALYTPADINNNGRYDGAPVIRNDDGDLRFNFIDADSDNDGITDNVEGQSTTGYQTPTATDANANGIADIYGVGGIVPVDTDSDGNPDYLDMDADNDGLSDIAEGHDINGNGMPDENLVLTNVDSDGDGIDDVFDTYNPGNGVNVTTQGIGSGMPVFGFGSMGPLQQTPAVAPDRDWRNGAYILPVSLVEFTGKKTNNGNLLEWITATEANSSHFEVERSEDGTSFTKIGEVKAAGESNQRRSYSFPDRNPRSGANYYRLRMVDLDNQFSYSKVLVLRNGNVANGIAVYPNPVADQLQLSWENMPAGNYVIDLLSAKGELVKQYRTRVTGSSQVMMISRESNWRSGVYMLRVSGGGEQKVLRIVVK, encoded by the coding sequence ATGAAATCAGCTTTACTACTTTGCCTCAGGCTCTGGTTATTGATCCTGCCGGCTATTGTTACTGCGCAAACTAACTCGTACTCTTTACAGAATGATCCTTTCCTGCGGCAATTCTCCGCCCATTCGCTGCTGAAGCAGCGTTTGCAGGCTGACCAGGCCGGCGCCCTTCCTGAAAATGTTTCTCAGGGTTGGTATGCAGGAGCTGTTGAGTTTATCCGGTCTTACGAATATTATATAAACCCGCTGGGAGATGAGACGGGCAGCTATGGCGCTGTAAACCGGGCCAATAATGTTGGCTTCCGGTTCCTGCCGGATGGCTACAGTATCAAAAGGTTCGACTTTGCCAATGACATGAAAGAACTTTGGCAGGCCGATGTGCAGATCCTGGGCGTAGGCAGGCGCAATGCCCTGCTGCCTGCACTGTCTGCTGCAAAAGCTTCTGCTGAAGAAGGACTGCTGCAGTACAGTCATCCCGGGTTTACCGTGGAATACCTCAATAACGAGAAAGGGATGAGGCAGAATTTTATAGTAGAGCAAAGACCGGAAGGCCAGGGTGACCTTCGGGTGGAATTGTCATTGACCGGCGATCTGGCTGCCAGCCAATCAGGTCCCACCAGCATTTATTTTCATAAAAAAGAATCAGCCCTTAAAGTGGCTTTTGTATATGACGACCTGCGGGTATGGGATGCCAACCACCGTTCCCTGCAGGCTCATTTTGAAGTGAAGAACGGTGAGCGCATCTCCATCGTGGTGGATGATGAGAACGCAGTTTATCCTATTACCATTGACCCCCTTAACCATACACCTAACTGGACTGATGATGGCGGCGGACTGATCTTCACCGCTCTCCTGGATGGTACGGCCAGCGTACACCTGCTCTATGGCACTTCTGTTAGCGGTGCCGGTAACCTGAACGGGGATGCATTCGGTGATATCGTGATCGGAGCCCCTGCTTTTGTGCAGATCACTTCCCTGCTCAGCGGCGGCACAGGTGGAACTTATAGCGCCGTATCCGTAGGCGCTGCCTTCGTTTATCTGGGCAGTGCCGGCGGCCCGTCCGCAACGCCCAGCGAAGTATTGCAAAGCACCACTTTTGCCGGCGCACTCTATGGCTTCAGCGTCAGCAAGGCCGGTGACGTCAATAATGATGGTTTTGGCGACCTGGTGATCGGTGCGCCTGGCGACCAGGTGAATGTTTCCTTTCCCATAATTGGCGCATTGAATGTTGTGGTAGGTAGCGCCTATGTGTACCACGGGGGTACCGGCGCCACTGCCTTTGACGGTGTGATCACCACGCAGCCAGTAGCTGCCAGGAAACTCAATATGCCCGGCGCTGACATGTCTGCCGTTCTCACTACTAACCCGCTTTTTGGTTTTAGCGTGAGTGAAGCCGGTCTGGTGAACAATGATGCGTATGGTGATATCGTGATCGGCGCCCCTGCCTATATAGAATTACTGCCAACACCTACCCTGGGTGGGCGTATCCTTGTTTTCCATGGCAGCGCAACCGGTGTGCCTGCCACGCCGGCTTCCAAGATCAACGGTAGCTTGTTAGGGGGCCTCTTTGGTTTCAGCGTCAGTGCCGCCGGTGACGTGAATGGTGACGGCCGCGGTGATATCATTGCCGGCGCTCCAGCCTCACTCCTGGCCGGTCTGCTGAGCGTAGGCTCCGCTTATGTTTTCCACGGCGTCAATACCGCTGGTGGTATTACGGCTACTTCGGTTGCAGGCGCCAGTACCAATATTTCACCATTCGGAATCCTTGCCGGAACCTTGTTTGGTTTTAGTGTGAGCAATGCCGGTGATGTGAACGGGGATGGATTTGGTGATGTGATCATCGGTGAACCGCTATCCCTGGCCACACTGGCTTCGCTGCAACTGGTAGCCGTTGGTGCAGCTCATATCTACTATGGCTCCAGTGGTACTGGTATTGTAACAGCCACGCACACCACCTTGACCAGCCCACGTAACAGTGCCACCCTCCTGGGACTGATACAGGGTAACCTGCTCTATGGCTATAGCGTGAGCACAGCTGGCGATGTGAACTGTGATGGCAGGGCCGACGTGATTGTGGGTGAGCCCGGTGGTAGCGGCCTCAGCCTGCTGTCCGGTGGTATTCTCAACCTGGTCAGCGCACAGGTGCTGTCCGGTAAGGCCTATGTTTACTATGGTCGCCCCACTGCCGGACAGGTGGTGCCAGGACCGCTCAATTCCCCTTCTTTTATAGTACAGGAGCAAAATTCCCTCTCCATTGCCAACCTGCTTGGTTTTAGCGTCAGTGATGCCGGTGATGTGAACGGCGATAACCGGGCAGATATCCTGATCGGTGCGCCCAATGGTACACTCAACCTGGCTGGTTCACTCGGCAATATTGTGGGCAATGCCCTGGGATATCTTTTCAACAACAGTGTAGGCAGCGCTTATTCCTTCTTCGGCTGTCTTACTGATATTGACCTTGATTTTGACAACGATGGCGTACCTGATGCCATTGACCTGGATGATGATAATGATGGTATCCCTGATATGCAGGAATATCCCGGCCTGACCCTGCTTTCTGATCCCGGTGCAGATGATAATGGTAATGGTATTCCCAATTACAGGGACCCAACCTATACTTCCTGCGGCGGCCTCAATGCAAATGGCGTCTGTACAAACTTTGATAAGGATGGCGATGGTGTGCCCAACTCTTTTGACCTGGACAGCGACAATGACGGCGTACCGGATATCATTGAAAACGGCGGTGTGGACGCAGACGGTGATGGTATCCTGGATAATTTCACTGATACTGATGCTGATGGTCTCAGTCAGTCTATTGATGGCAACAATACCGGATTAGCCAGCTCCGGCCAGGGCCTTGGTGTTGTGGATAGTGATGGGGATGGTATTCCCAATAGCCTGGATTCCGATAGCGATGGCGATGGCATTTCCGATTTGCGGGAGAATGGTCTGCCCGATGCAGATAATAATGGCCTGATAGATGGTTTTGCAGATTCAGACGGTGATGGTTATGCCAATGCACTGGATCCCCGCACCGGCCACTCTGGTCCCGCTGACCCTGCCGCCAGTGGAATCCCCGCACTGTATACGCCTGCTGATATCAACAACAATGGCCGGTATGATGGCGCTCCTGTAATCCGGAATGATGATGGCGACCTTCGTTTTAATTTTATAGATGCTGATTCGGATAATGACGGTATTACCGATAACGTGGAAGGACAAAGCACAACTGGTTACCAGACACCTACAGCTACGGATGCCAATGCCAATGGCATAGCAGATATATATGGAGTTGGCGGTATTGTACCAGTGGATACAGATAGTGATGGTAACCCGGATTACCTGGACATGGATGCGGATAATGACGGCTTGTCTGATATAGCGGAAGGACATGATATCAATGGCAATGGAATGCCGGATGAAAACCTGGTACTGACAAATGTTGATTCGGATGGTGATGGTATCGATGACGTGTTTGATACCTATAACCCCGGTAATGGTGTGAACGTCACTACCCAAGGTATCGGAAGCGGAATGCCGGTATTTGGTTTTGGCAGCATGGGGCCACTGCAGCAAACGCCTGCAGTTGCTCCTGACCGCGACTGGCGTAACGGCGCTTATATACTGCCGGTGAGCCTGGTGGAATTTACCGGTAAGAAAACAAACAACGGTAACCTCCTGGAATGGATCACCGCCACTGAGGCCAATAGCAGCCATTTTGAAGTGGAAAGAAGTGAGGATGGTACCAGCTTTACGAAGATTGGTGAAGTGAAAGCAGCCGGGGAATCCAACCAGCGCAGGAGCTACTCCTTCCCTGACAGGAACCCAAGATCCGGCGCCAATTATTACCGCCTCAGGATGGTAGACCTGGATAACCAGTTCAGCTATTCCAAGGTCCTGGTATTGCGCAATGGCAATGTAGCCAATGGTATTGCAGTTTACCCGAATCCGGTAGCCGACCAACTGCAGCTCAGCTGGGAGAATATGCCGGCCGGTAACTACGTGATAGACCTGCTCTCTGCCAAAGGCGAGCTGGTAAAACAATACCGGACCCGCGTCACCGGTAGCAGCCAGGTGATGATGATATCCCGTGAAAGCAACTGGCGCTCCGGCGTTTATATGCTGCGCGTATCCGGTGGAGGCGAACAAAAAGTACTCAGAATAGTAGTTAAATAG
- a CDS encoding response regulator, translated as MKRRLKCILLIDDDDPTNFLNRHVLERVNCTDRIQVVQSGQEALEYLSSNANRPDLIFLDINMPGMDGWEFLEKYRMLHRPGSNNSIMVMLTTSLNPDDAQRANNIPEVDGYENKPLNDVLLDKILNNFF; from the coding sequence ATGAAAAGAAGATTGAAATGCATACTGCTGATCGATGATGACGATCCCACTAATTTCCTGAACCGCCATGTGCTGGAGAGGGTGAACTGTACTGATCGTATCCAGGTGGTGCAAAGCGGACAGGAAGCATTGGAATACCTGTCCAGCAATGCCAATCGCCCTGACCTCATCTTTCTCGATATCAATATGCCCGGCATGGACGGCTGGGAATTCCTCGAAAAATATCGCATGCTGCATAGGCCCGGCAGCAACAACAGCATCATGGTCATGCTGACCACTTCCCTCAATCCGGACGATGCACAGCGCGCCAATAATATCCCTGAAGTGGATGGTTATGAGAACAAACCACTCAATGATGTACTGCTCGATAAGATACTCAATAACTTTTTTTAA
- a CDS encoding response regulator transcription factor produces MEEVKLLLVEDERKIAEALKKGLMEQNYHVEVAFDGLIGKKMIETYKFDLVILDINLPGMNGYELCKEIRKKDERIPVVMLTALSATDDKIEGFDAGADDYIVKPFDFKELLVRIRALLKRIYQTVPTGNMLKVADLVMNLDSKEVTRAEKPIALTAKEFQLLEYLVRNKNRVVSRADIALNVWDIDFDTKTNVIDVYVNFLRKKLDKDFDSKLIHTQVGMGYILKETT; encoded by the coding sequence ATGGAAGAAGTCAAATTATTATTGGTAGAGGACGAAAGGAAAATTGCAGAGGCGTTGAAGAAAGGCCTTATGGAGCAGAATTACCATGTGGAAGTAGCATTTGATGGTCTGATCGGTAAAAAGATGATTGAGACCTATAAGTTCGACCTGGTGATCCTGGACATTAACCTGCCTGGCATGAACGGGTATGAACTGTGTAAGGAGATCCGGAAAAAAGATGAACGCATACCCGTGGTGATGCTGACAGCGCTCAGCGCCACCGATGATAAGATAGAAGGGTTTGATGCCGGCGCCGACGACTATATTGTAAAACCTTTCGACTTTAAAGAACTGCTGGTGCGTATCCGCGCTCTGCTCAAACGTATCTACCAGACCGTTCCCACTGGCAATATGCTGAAAGTGGCAGACCTGGTCATGAACCTTGATAGCAAGGAAGTGACCCGTGCAGAAAAACCCATCGCACTTACCGCAAAAGAATTCCAGCTGCTGGAATACCTTGTCCGCAATAAGAACCGTGTGGTCTCCCGTGCAGATATTGCACTCAATGTCTGGGACATTGATTTTGACACCAAGACCAACGTGATTGATGTGTATGTGAATTTTCTCCGGAAAAAACTCGACAAGGATTTTGACTCCAAACTGATCCATACACAGGTGGGCATGGGGTATATCCTGAAAGAAACCACTTAG
- a CDS encoding HAMP domain-containing sensor histidine kinase — protein sequence MKIKYKITALFILLVTAILLLLSISVYYFTALDRSEAFKKRLMGRANNNAQIFSIFGDSSASVLSQIDSGSVGTLPRKSVIIYDYLDHPLYIFNAPGQETPDISRAILERARVEHELYFHLGDREALAFHHTDPASRIVIVVAAYDEDGWSRLTDLKRILFTSLLIGLAIALIGGYLFSIQLVKPLSLIIREVKDISSQNLSHRIEAGSGHDELHQLANTFNELLNRLQDSFNSQRRFISNASHELSTPLTSISSQLEVTLHKHRSTEEYQQVLLSVREDVKQMQSLTRSLLEIAKTGSQGAIELNEVRIDEILFKVMGDVRKISADYRVEVQFGDFPEDEKEFMVFGNSDLLYMSIKNFVENGCKYSPDHQSWLDLSFESGLIIIRVKNEGDVIAEEEMEHIFLPFYRTSSAAQKSKGFGLGLPLAQRIIGLHKGSIEVQSDIVTGTVFTITLPSILAFSR from the coding sequence GTGAAGATCAAATACAAAATAACGGCTCTGTTCATCCTACTGGTAACAGCAATCCTGCTATTGCTGAGCATTTCCGTTTATTATTTTACTGCCCTCGACCGCTCCGAAGCTTTTAAGAAAAGATTGATGGGACGAGCCAATAACAACGCCCAGATCTTTTCCATCTTCGGTGACAGCAGCGCGTCCGTACTGTCACAGATTGACTCCGGTTCCGTAGGCACCCTGCCACGGAAAAGCGTGATCATTTACGATTACCTGGATCATCCGCTTTATATTTTCAATGCTCCCGGTCAGGAAACACCTGATATCAGCAGGGCTATACTGGAACGGGCAAGGGTGGAGCATGAGCTGTATTTCCATCTTGGCGACCGCGAGGCCCTGGCTTTTCACCATACTGATCCGGCCTCCAGGATCGTTATAGTAGTGGCTGCCTATGATGAGGACGGCTGGTCGCGCCTCACCGATCTGAAACGCATTCTGTTCACCAGCCTGCTGATAGGGCTGGCTATCGCTTTGATAGGCGGCTATCTTTTCTCTATCCAGCTGGTGAAGCCACTGTCCCTGATCATCCGGGAGGTGAAGGATATTTCTTCCCAGAATTTATCTCACCGGATAGAAGCTGGCAGCGGGCATGATGAACTGCACCAGCTGGCCAATACCTTCAATGAACTGCTCAACAGGCTGCAGGATTCTTTCAACAGCCAGCGCCGGTTCATCTCCAATGCTTCCCATGAGCTGTCCACGCCGCTGACCTCTATTTCCAGCCAGCTGGAAGTAACGCTGCACAAGCACCGGAGCACAGAAGAATACCAGCAGGTGCTGCTGTCGGTCCGCGAAGATGTGAAACAGATGCAGTCCCTGACAAGGAGCCTGCTGGAAATAGCCAAGACCGGATCACAGGGCGCCATTGAACTGAACGAGGTCAGGATAGATGAGATCCTCTTCAAGGTCATGGGTGATGTGCGTAAGATCAGTGCTGATTACCGGGTGGAAGTGCAGTTTGGCGATTTCCCGGAAGACGAGAAAGAATTTATGGTCTTTGGTAACAGCGACCTGCTGTATATGTCCATTAAGAATTTTGTAGAGAATGGTTGTAAGTATTCACCGGACCATCAGTCATGGTTAGACCTCAGTTTTGAGAGCGGGCTGATCATTATCCGGGTGAAGAATGAGGGCGATGTGATTGCCGAAGAGGAAATGGAACATATCTTCCTGCCCTTTTACCGGACCAGCAGCGCGGCGCAGAAGTCCAAAGGATTTGGACTGGGCCTGCCGCTGGCCCAGCGGATCATTGGACTCCATAAAGGATCCATTGAGGTGCAGTCGGATATTGTGACCGGGACAGTGTTTACCATCACGCTCCCGTCGATCCTGGCCTTCAGTCGCTGA
- a CDS encoding universal stress protein, which translates to MTKLFNNILVPVTYNRKSEMALQKAIYIANEFQCHVHLLYVEGKGMAEADKHLIEALREGEIQDPEFWLGQWKEKYQHQLEGNHQVYLAFRKGNKEQQIASYILQQKIDLVILDQPSGLLPSGLLPVQLRGGLININRLTRKTGCPVLALKSSATLQHIRNIVLPVDARLPVRKVQFASYLALHFNAKIHLVAVAEPVQGTTSVDTKYLLKTYQLMKEHTDLDVECHTLNGESLADTTLDFARQISADLIVVDAGKSLTQSGMLHRFFSKFIFDGSRIPVMTVAPSSAMK; encoded by the coding sequence ATGACAAAGTTGTTCAACAATATACTGGTTCCCGTAACCTATAACAGGAAAAGCGAAATGGCCTTGCAGAAGGCTATTTATATAGCCAATGAGTTCCAGTGTCATGTACACCTGCTGTATGTAGAAGGCAAAGGGATGGCAGAAGCCGATAAACACCTGATTGAAGCCTTGCGGGAAGGGGAGATCCAGGACCCTGAATTCTGGCTGGGCCAGTGGAAAGAAAAATACCAGCACCAGCTGGAAGGCAATCACCAGGTTTACCTGGCTTTCCGGAAAGGCAATAAAGAACAACAGATAGCTTCGTATATCCTGCAGCAAAAAATTGACCTGGTCATCCTGGACCAGCCTTCGGGCCTCCTGCCCTCCGGTCTGCTTCCCGTGCAGCTGAGAGGCGGGCTGATCAATATCAACCGCCTGACCCGGAAGACGGGCTGTCCGGTGCTGGCCCTCAAATCATCTGCAACACTGCAGCATATCCGCAATATTGTACTGCCGGTAGATGCACGTTTGCCTGTACGGAAAGTACAGTTTGCCAGCTACCTGGCCCTGCACTTCAACGCAAAGATCCACCTGGTGGCTGTTGCAGAGCCAGTACAGGGAACTACTTCTGTGGATACAAAATACCTCCTGAAGACTTACCAGCTGATGAAGGAACATACTGACCTGGATGTGGAATGCCATACGCTCAATGGTGAAAGCCTGGCTGATACCACACTGGATTTTGCCCGGCAGATCAGCGCCGATCTTATTGTTGTGGACGCCGGCAAATCATTAACGCAGTCCGGCATGCTGCACCGCTTCTTCTCCAAATTCATTTTTGATGGCTCGCGTATCCCCGTGATGACTGTGGCCCCTTCCTCCGCTATGAAATAA
- a CDS encoding SDR family NAD(P)-dependent oxidoreductase — MAKTVLITGANGGLGQAVVQAFLEAGYRVIAANHSENRNTAAGSNPLFEHHVVNLGDESETGDFIATMISKHQQLHAALLLVGGFAMGDIADTDGQALQQLYSVNFETAYFSARPLFTHMQQQGYGRIVLIGARPALQAAAGKQAVAYALSKSLLFTLADLLNATAKGTNVVTSVVAPSTIDTPANRKSMPDADFDKWVKTREIAELLAFICSDEGNALRDPVYKIYGQA; from the coding sequence ATGGCAAAAACCGTTTTGATCACCGGCGCTAACGGAGGACTGGGACAGGCTGTTGTCCAGGCATTCCTGGAGGCAGGATACAGGGTCATTGCAGCCAACCACTCCGAAAACCGGAATACGGCAGCCGGCAGCAACCCACTCTTTGAACACCATGTAGTAAACCTGGGTGATGAATCAGAGACCGGCGACTTCATAGCCACTATGATCAGCAAGCACCAGCAGCTTCATGCAGCCCTGCTGCTGGTAGGCGGCTTTGCTATGGGCGATATTGCGGATACTGACGGCCAGGCCCTGCAACAGCTATATTCGGTGAATTTTGAGACGGCTTATTTTTCAGCGCGACCGCTGTTTACCCATATGCAGCAACAGGGTTATGGCCGCATCGTCCTGATCGGCGCACGCCCGGCCCTGCAGGCCGCCGCCGGCAAACAGGCTGTGGCTTATGCCCTGAGCAAATCCCTCCTGTTCACCCTGGCAGATCTGCTCAACGCAACAGCAAAGGGAACCAATGTGGTCACCAGCGTGGTAGCGCCCAGCACCATTGATACGCCGGCCAACCGGAAAAGTATGCCGGACGCTGATTTTGACAAATGGGTAAAAACCCGGGAAATTGCGGAACTACTGGCCTTTATCTGCTCGGATGAAGGCAATGCCCTGAGGGATCCCGTATACAAGATCTACGGCCAGGCATAA
- a CDS encoding long-chain fatty acid--CoA ligase, protein MNEPRRLFDCLAFHLEHGPLPDMMAAKEAGQWRRYSTREVKDTVDRLSAGLLTLGAGAGDGSVEGRSKIALMAKNRPEWMMLDLACQQIGAVLTPVYPTINITDLEFILKDARVQTIFVNDEELYYKVLSVKDQLPELQHIFSFDIAEKAEGAQHWQILLNRATPELISQVQAIADSIQHEDLATIIYTSGTTGTPKGVMLSHRNLLSNVLDSMPCFPPGEHLRSLSFLPLNHVFERMVTYLYLFRGVSIYYAESMDTIGENLKEVQPHLFTTVPRLLEKVYDRIMAKGAELTGLKKKLFYWAHELATRFEINQPLPLGYRLQLALANKLIFNKWREGLGGQLLAIVSGGAACQVRLIRIFTAAQIIIMEGYGLTETSPVISVNRYQEAGRKFGTVGTMINNVEVKLTEEGEILCKSPGVMMGYYKRPDLTEEAIVDGWYYTGDIGTMVDNKFLKITDRKKEMFKTSGGKYVAPLPIENKMKESIYVEQMMVLGANRKFVSALIVPAFSQLKEWARTQGITGLSNEDLIREPKVIHLYKDLVESFNKYFNHVEQVKKFELLPSEWSIEGGEMTPKLSLKRKVVLEKYSDIIEGIYQ, encoded by the coding sequence ATGAACGAACCGAGAAGATTGTTCGATTGCCTGGCATTTCACCTGGAGCATGGCCCGCTGCCGGATATGATGGCGGCCAAAGAAGCCGGGCAGTGGCGCAGGTACAGTACCCGGGAGGTGAAGGATACCGTAGACCGGCTCAGCGCCGGCCTGCTGACCCTGGGCGCCGGAGCAGGTGATGGTTCCGTGGAAGGTCGTTCCAAAATAGCTTTAATGGCTAAGAACCGCCCTGAATGGATGATGCTGGACCTGGCCTGCCAGCAGATCGGCGCCGTTCTGACCCCTGTTTATCCCACGATCAATATAACCGATCTCGAATTCATTCTGAAGGACGCCCGGGTGCAGACCATTTTCGTGAACGACGAAGAACTGTACTACAAGGTCCTCAGCGTTAAAGACCAGCTCCCGGAGCTGCAGCATATTTTCAGTTTCGACATTGCCGAAAAAGCCGAAGGCGCCCAGCACTGGCAAATCCTGCTCAACCGCGCCACACCCGAACTGATCAGCCAGGTACAGGCCATTGCCGATTCCATACAGCATGAAGACCTGGCCACCATCATTTATACCTCAGGTACTACCGGCACGCCCAAAGGCGTGATGCTTTCCCACCGGAACCTGCTCAGTAATGTGCTGGACAGTATGCCCTGCTTTCCCCCGGGTGAACACCTCCGCTCCCTGAGCTTCCTGCCGCTCAACCACGTTTTTGAGCGTATGGTGACCTATCTCTACCTGTTCCGTGGCGTATCCATTTATTACGCAGAATCCATGGACACTATCGGGGAGAACCTCAAGGAGGTTCAGCCTCACCTGTTCACCACTGTTCCCCGGCTGCTGGAAAAAGTGTATGACCGAATCATGGCCAAAGGCGCAGAACTGACAGGACTGAAGAAAAAACTTTTTTACTGGGCCCATGAGCTGGCTACCCGCTTCGAGATCAACCAGCCTCTGCCCCTGGGCTATCGCCTGCAACTGGCGCTGGCCAATAAACTCATCTTTAATAAATGGCGTGAAGGCCTCGGAGGTCAGCTGCTGGCCATTGTTTCGGGAGGCGCCGCCTGCCAGGTAAGGCTGATCCGGATCTTCACCGCCGCGCAGATCATCATTATGGAAGGTTATGGCCTCACAGAAACCTCACCGGTGATCAGTGTGAACCGGTACCAGGAAGCGGGCCGGAAATTTGGCACTGTAGGCACCATGATCAATAATGTGGAAGTGAAGCTCACAGAAGAAGGGGAGATCCTTTGCAAGAGCCCCGGTGTCATGATGGGTTATTACAAACGTCCTGACCTTACTGAAGAAGCTATTGTGGACGGCTGGTACTATACCGGCGATATCGGCACCATGGTAGACAATAAATTCCTCAAGATCACCGACCGCAAAAAAGAGATGTTCAAGACCAGCGGCGGGAAATATGTAGCGCCACTGCCCATTGAGAACAAGATGAAGGAATCCATTTACGTGGAGCAGATGATGGTCCTCGGCGCCAACCGGAAATTTGTGAGCGCCCTGATCGTTCCGGCTTTTTCCCAACTGAAGGAATGGGCCCGCACGCAGGGGATCACCGGTCTTTCCAATGAAGACCTGATCAGGGAGCCTAAAGTGATCCACCTCTACAAGGACCTGGTAGAAAGCTTCAACAAATACTTTAACCATGTGGAACAGGTGAAGAAATTTGAGCTGCTGCCCAGCGAATGGAGTATTGAAGGCGGGGAAATGACACCCAAGCTCAGCCTTAAAAGGAAAGTGGTCCTCGAAAAATACAGCGATATCATTGAGGGTATTTACCAATAG